Genomic segment of Dactylococcopsis salina PCC 8305:
TGAGAAACCTTACCTGATGTTACATTATCGTAACGTCTAAAGCGACTAGAAAAGAGATAAACCGTAATCCCATCGGGATCATATTCTTCGCACTGTTTCGCTAAAGCGTAAGTCGATTCTTGCGCCACTTCCCAGCGAGATTTCCCCCCTGGCTGATCTTGAGTGGACATACTCTGACTTTTGTCGATGAGTAATGTGTAATCTCGATTCCGAATTAAAGCATTTTCTTCCACGACTTCACCTTCCTGTCTCTACTTTTAAGCAGCGGCTAACAATGATGATAATTTCTCCCAACGGAAAGCGCGATCGCCCCCTAATTCCACAACCACTCTCACTTTCGGTTCAATTTCGTGAAACTTCGCCAAATAATCCAATTCTTGGCGGGAGAGAACAAACCCTTCAATCAGCCATAAGACTAACCCTTTTTTATTCTCAGGTAAGATATCTAATTGAGAATCCACGATCGGAGGCAGAAAATAAACATCTCCCACCGCCGCACTTTGACCAATATTTTTCTTTCCCAGATGAGCGGGACGAACGCCATGCACCCTTTTTAAGTAGGAAGCGGGGTCTCCCAACCCTTTCGCCGTCAGATGCAGGGTGACATATCCCTTCGTGCGTAAACGACGCTGATAACGCCCTTCAAAGCCTCCTTCGGACGGCGCATAAACCGCCAGCGCCCCAGATGTTTCCAGATCACGAATAAACTTGTTACCAGTTGTTAATAGTGGCATCGGTTACTTTAATTTTTATAAAATCCTCAAGCCATATTTTGACACAATCTTAGGGGATAAAATCAGTTCTCATTGCATCTTGCATAAATCCTTTAGATTTGATATAGTTATTGATTGTGACTCAAAAATCGGAAAAAGCAGTGTAACGCTCAAAGCACGAACTGCTGAAAACCGAATGAACCCAAAATAACACCGAGATCGAGTCGCCTCGTCACGGAAACTGGAGAAACCCTTATCAGCTTTCTTCAAGTCTTGACGAAACCCAAGCGACTGTAGAAGCTCAGATTCTAACTAATCGCCCTTCTCAGACTCAATCAACAACACGAACAGTGGGTGTAGTGCGAAAACAATTGCAGTCGAAACCAGAAGGGAAAACCTAGATGAAATCGTTATTCTTGAGGACGCTAGTCGCTCCAAACCTCAATTGTATGGGGTAGAGCCGTCTTTGGGTCGCATCTTGTCATGGTAAATCTTATATTGTTGTTTATTTTTAAGGGGGATCATCTGTGTCTGTCGGTTTAATGGGTCGAAAACTGGGAATGACTCAAATTTTTGACCAAGAACAAGGAACTGCAATTCCCGTAACAGTGATTGAAGTCGGTCCCTGTACCGTCACCCAAATCAAAACCCCCAGTACGGATGGTTATAGCGCCGTTCAACTGGGTTATCGCAATACAAAAGAAAAACTGCTCACGAAACCCGAATTAGGACATTTGAAAAAAGCAGACGCGCCTAACCTCAGTCACTTAAAAGAGTATCGGGTGCAAGATACCAGCGAGTATGAACTGGGACAATCTTTAAACGCGGAACTATTTAGTGAAGTGGAATTAGTAGATGTTAGGGGAACGAGTACGGGTCGCGGTTTTGCCAGTAATCATAAGCGTCACGGCTTCGCACGGGGTCCCATGACTCACGGCTCGAAAAACCATCGTCTTCCAGGGTCGATCGGACCTGGAACAACTCCAGGGCGAGTTTATCCAGGAAAACGAATGTCGGGACGCATGGGCGGAAAAACCGTCACCACCCGCAAATTAAAAGTGGTGCGAGTCGATAGTGAGAAAAACGTGATCTTGGTTAAGGGGTCAATTCCTGGGAAATCGGGAGGATTATTAAGCATTACTCCCAGTAATATCGTCGGGAAAGCCTAAGTGAAAGGAAAACTGGAAACAAACGAACTATGGTTAACTGTGTCGTAAAAAATTGGCAAGGAGAAGCGGTGGGGGAAGCCACCCTAGAACTAAAAGTCGCCAAACCTGAAAACGCAGAACATATTGTCCATCGGGCAGTGGTTCGGCACACTACCAATGCGCGTCAAGGTAGTGCTTCCACGAAAACGCGGTCAGAAGTGCGCGGTGGCGGACGCAAACCTTGGCGACAAAAAGGAACAGGACGCGCTCGCGCGGGTTCGAGTCGTTCCCCGTTATGGCGCGGTGGTGGTGTCATTTTTGGACCGAAACCCCGTGATTTCAATATTAAAATGAACCGCAAAGAACGGCGGTTGGCGTTGAGAACGGCTTTGGCAAGTCGAGGGGAAGATTTATTTGTGGTTGAACCCTTCGCGGAACAACTTCCCCAACCGAAAACGAAAGATTTGGCACAAGCGCTGACTCGTTGGGGGATTGAACCTGGCGTTAAGGTGTTGATGATCTTAGATGAGTTTGCGGATAATGTCGCTCTCTCAGCACGAAATTTGCCCAATGTGAAGTTAATTCGAGCCGACAGCTTGAATGTTTATGATGTTCTCTTGGCGCACAAGATTGTCACCACCCCCAGCGCGATCGAAAAAATTCAGGAGGTTTATGGTGATTGAAAAAACTGAGCGTGACTTAATTGATTTAGTCCGCAAACCCGTGATTACGGAAAAAGCGATCGTTCTCTTAGAGCAGAACAAATATGTGTTTGATGTGGCAAAAAAAGCCACTAAACCTGACATTAAAAAGGCGATCGAAACGTTATTTGAGGTGACAGTGACCAAGATTAACGTGCAGAATCTGCCTCCGAAAAAACGCCGCATGGGGAAATATATGGGGAAAAAAGCTCAATATAAGCGGGCGATCGTCACGTTAGCCGAAGACGATGAAATTACCCTATTCCCAGAAGTTTAAACTATTGTCTGTTGTCATAGCGCAAGGAAAAAAATATGAGTATCCGTTCCTATCGCCCTTATACCCCAGGGAGACGACAAGCCACCGTTTCCGACTTTGCAGAGATTACCCGCTCGAAACCAGAAAAATCTCTTACCAAATACAAACATCGTAAAAAAGGACGGAATAATCGCGGCGTTATTACCAGTCGTCGTCGCGGTGGTGGTCATAAACGTCGTTATCGTCTAATTGATTTTCGCCGTAATAAGCACAATGTACCAGCAGAAGTGGCAACCATTGAATACGATCCCAATCGGAACGCCCGCATCGCGCTGGTACAGTACCAAGACGGAGAGAAACGCTATATCCTTCACCCAGAAGGATTGAACGTGGGAGACACCATCATTTCTGGTAATGATGCTCCCTTTGAAACGGGAAATGCGATGCCTTTAAGTCGGATTCCTTTAGGAACAGAAGTTCACAACATCGAAATGGTCGCGGGAAAAGGCGGTCAAATCGTGAGAGCTGCTGGAACCGCCGCGCAAGTGGTCGCAAGAGAGAAAGGCTATGTCAGTCTCAAACTTCCTTCCCGTGAAGTGCGGATGGTGCGAGAAGAGTGTTTAGCTACCATCGGTCGCGTCGGAAACGCCGAACACCGTAACTTGACGTTAGGGAAAGCTGGTCGATCGCGCCACTTGGGACGCAGACCCAAAGTTCGAGGAAGCGTAATGAATCCAGTGGATCACCCTCATGGCGGTGGTGAAGGACGAGCGCCCATTGGTCGTCCGTCTCCCGTTACTCCTTGGGGAAAACCGACTTTGGGGGCGAAAACTCGCAAGAAAAACAAACCCAGCGACAAGTTTATTGTGCGCCGTCGTTCTTAACCATTTTCAACACATCAAGAGGGAAAAAACATGAGTCGTTCCTTAAAAAAAGGTCCCTACGTTGACGATAAACTTTTGAAAAAAATTGAAAAACTCAACGCAGCGGATAAAAAAGAAGTCATTAAAACGTGGAAACGGGCTTCCACCATTATCCCGCAAATGGTCGGACACACGATCGCGGTGTATAACGGCAAACAGCACGTTCCCGTCTTTGTCAGCGACCAAATGGTCGGACACAAACTGGGAGAATTTGCTCCCACCCGTACCTTTAAAGGACACGCTAAAAGCGATAAAAAAGCGCGGAGATAGAAACTTATGCCAGTAGATACCACTGTTGAAACGAAAGCGATCGCTCGCTATATTCGGATGTCTCCCCATAAAGTGCGACGGGTGTTAGACCAGATTCGCGGCTGTTCCTACCGAGAAGCCCTGATCATGCTCGAATTTATGCCCTATCGTGCTTGTGATCCCGTTCTGAAAGTGCTGCGATCGGCAGCCGCCAACGCCGAACATAATCAAGGACTCGATCGCGCCAGCCTAGTGATTAGTAAAGCCACCGCCGACGGGGGTCCCTCCTTGAGACGGTTTCGCCCTCGCGCTCAAGGACGAGCCTATCAAATTCGCAAACCCACCTGTCACATCATGATCGCCGTCGCACCAAACACCGAGGAAAACTAAATCACTATGGGACAAAAAATTCATCCAACCGGGCTGAGACTCGGCATCACCAAAGAACACCAATCTTGCTGGTACGCAGACTCCAGACGCTACCCCGAACTCCTGCAAGAAGACTACAAAATCCGTCAATACGTCCAAAAAACCCTCAATAACGCTGGCATTTCCGCCACTCGCATTGAACGGAAAGCCGACCAAATCACCCTGCAAATCCACACCGCACGCCCTGGCGTTGTCGTTGGTCGCGGTGGTAGTGGGATTGAATCCTTACGAGTCGGCTTACAAGAGCTTCTCGGCGGCAACCGTCAAATCAGCATTAACGTGAGTGAAGTCTCCCAAGTCGATGCTGATGCGGTTTTAATCGGGGAATATATCACCCAACAACTTGAACGTCGGGTGTCTTTCCGTCGCGTTGTGCGCCAGGCTATGCAACGAGCGCAACGAGCAGAAGTGAAAG
This window contains:
- the ndhN gene encoding NAD(P)H-quinone oxidoreductase subunit N produces the protein MPLLTTGNKFIRDLETSGALAVYAPSEGGFEGRYQRRLRTKGYVTLHLTAKGLGDPASYLKRVHGVRPAHLGKKNIGQSAAVGDVYFLPPIVDSQLDILPENKKGLVLWLIEGFVLSRQELDYLAKFHEIEPKVRVVVELGGDRAFRWEKLSSLLAAA
- the rplC gene encoding 50S ribosomal protein L3, coding for MSVGLMGRKLGMTQIFDQEQGTAIPVTVIEVGPCTVTQIKTPSTDGYSAVQLGYRNTKEKLLTKPELGHLKKADAPNLSHLKEYRVQDTSEYELGQSLNAELFSEVELVDVRGTSTGRGFASNHKRHGFARGPMTHGSKNHRLPGSIGPGTTPGRVYPGKRMSGRMGGKTVTTRKLKVVRVDSEKNVILVKGSIPGKSGGLLSITPSNIVGKA
- the rplD gene encoding 50S ribosomal protein L4, with translation MVNCVVKNWQGEAVGEATLELKVAKPENAEHIVHRAVVRHTTNARQGSASTKTRSEVRGGGRKPWRQKGTGRARAGSSRSPLWRGGGVIFGPKPRDFNIKMNRKERRLALRTALASRGEDLFVVEPFAEQLPQPKTKDLAQALTRWGIEPGVKVLMILDEFADNVALSARNLPNVKLIRADSLNVYDVLLAHKIVTTPSAIEKIQEVYGD
- a CDS encoding 50S ribosomal protein L23, with the protein product MVIEKTERDLIDLVRKPVITEKAIVLLEQNKYVFDVAKKATKPDIKKAIETLFEVTVTKINVQNLPPKKRRMGKYMGKKAQYKRAIVTLAEDDEITLFPEV
- the rplB gene encoding 50S ribosomal protein L2, whose amino-acid sequence is MSIRSYRPYTPGRRQATVSDFAEITRSKPEKSLTKYKHRKKGRNNRGVITSRRRGGGHKRRYRLIDFRRNKHNVPAEVATIEYDPNRNARIALVQYQDGEKRYILHPEGLNVGDTIISGNDAPFETGNAMPLSRIPLGTEVHNIEMVAGKGGQIVRAAGTAAQVVAREKGYVSLKLPSREVRMVREECLATIGRVGNAEHRNLTLGKAGRSRHLGRRPKVRGSVMNPVDHPHGGGEGRAPIGRPSPVTPWGKPTLGAKTRKKNKPSDKFIVRRRS
- the rpsS gene encoding 30S ribosomal protein S19, whose translation is MSRSLKKGPYVDDKLLKKIEKLNAADKKEVIKTWKRASTIIPQMVGHTIAVYNGKQHVPVFVSDQMVGHKLGEFAPTRTFKGHAKSDKKARR
- the rplV gene encoding 50S ribosomal protein L22 → MPVDTTVETKAIARYIRMSPHKVRRVLDQIRGCSYREALIMLEFMPYRACDPVLKVLRSAAANAEHNQGLDRASLVISKATADGGPSLRRFRPRAQGRAYQIRKPTCHIMIAVAPNTEEN
- the rpsC gene encoding 30S ribosomal protein S3, with protein sequence MGQKIHPTGLRLGITKEHQSCWYADSRRYPELLQEDYKIRQYVQKTLNNAGISATRIERKADQITLQIHTARPGVVVGRGGSGIESLRVGLQELLGGNRQISINVSEVSQVDADAVLIGEYITQQLERRVSFRRVVRQAMQRAQRAEVKGIKIQISGRLNGAEIARTEWTREGRVPLHTLRADIDYAYCTAATIYGILGVKVWIFKGEILPEDEEQQQADLNVVPRRQPRRQKFEDRSEEN